In Bacillus methanolicus, the following proteins share a genomic window:
- a CDS encoding tyrosine-type recombinase/integrase — MEYVEALRDIKQINSMKRYLKKHSERDYVLFVFGINTGLKITEMLDIKVRDVLEKEGCISDFFLLPSKESRITKEVYLNHKVKKATLNYIQANHLNSDDYLFQSTKTKKPITRQQAYRIIHHAAEAVGVQGKIGTNSMRKTFGYHAYKRGVAISLLQKHFNHSTPSETLKYLGISKNEKIRTEIDVNL, encoded by the coding sequence ATGGAATATGTAGAAGCTTTAAGAGATATAAAACAAATTAATTCCATGAAAAGATATTTAAAAAAACATTCTGAAAGAGACTATGTTCTCTTTGTTTTTGGGATAAATACCGGATTAAAGATCACGGAAATGTTGGATATTAAAGTAAGAGATGTTTTGGAAAAAGAAGGCTGCATAAGTGATTTCTTTTTGCTTCCTTCTAAAGAATCTAGAATCACTAAGGAAGTGTATCTCAATCATAAAGTAAAAAAGGCTACTCTAAACTATATCCAAGCTAATCATTTGAACAGTGATGACTATTTATTTCAGTCAACTAAAACAAAAAAACCAATCACGCGTCAACAAGCTTATCGTATTATTCATCATGCTGCAGAAGCTGTTGGCGTACAGGGGAAAATTGGCACTAATTCTATGCGCAAAACTTTTGGGTATCATGCCTATAAACGGGGAGTTGCCATTTCTCTGCTTCAGAAACATTTTAATCATTCTACGCCTTCTGAAACTCTTAAATATCTTGGAATTTCTAAAAATGAAAAAATTAGAACGGAAATTGATGTAAACCTTTGA
- a CDS encoding cation:proton antiporter regulatory subunit, giving the protein MNIRESELPGIGWKFEIITKNQDKLVIVIHDDGRREIYHFNSDDHDEVISNVTLNDSEARQIAGILGGMAYKPKALETVDFAFDDLIIEWYQVEPNAPAVNKTIGEIDIRNNFGVNVIAIKKKNTKKSHTPGPDTVIEAGDTLVISGERNQLKDLIKNLLSSRG; this is encoded by the coding sequence ATGAATATTAGAGAAAGCGAACTTCCTGGAATTGGATGGAAGTTTGAAATCATTACAAAAAATCAAGATAAACTGGTTATCGTTATTCATGATGATGGACGGAGAGAAATCTATCATTTCAATTCAGATGATCATGATGAAGTGATCAGTAATGTTACATTAAACGATTCAGAAGCCAGACAAATTGCAGGAATTTTAGGTGGGATGGCATATAAACCTAAAGCATTAGAAACAGTGGACTTCGCATTTGATGATTTAATAATTGAATGGTATCAAGTAGAACCTAATGCACCTGCTGTTAATAAAACGATTGGTGAGATTGATATTAGAAATAACTTTGGAGTTAATGTCATCGCTATAAAGAAAAAAAATACAAAAAAGTCCCACACACCAGGTCCAGATACAGTTATTGAAGCAGGTGACACATTAGTTATCTCGGGAGAAAGAAACCAATTAAAAGACTTAATAAAAAATTTATTATCGAGCAGGGGGTGA
- a CDS encoding cation:proton antiporter codes for MGHLVFEVGTAFVLIAIGSIIANKLKFSIIPFLIILGMLVGPHAPQIGIIDLTFIESNDIIQFLGRMGVLFLLFYLGLEFSVGKLMKSGRNIVIGGSIYVAINFALGFLYGFIAGIPWMETLIIAGLFSVSSSAIVAKVLVDLKRTANPETELILGMILFDDIFLALFLTTMSGVLLAGSTSSLDIITSVLISVGYMLMFFIIARKGAPLFNKWLNIKSDEIFIIVIFATLFFVAGFSETLHVAEAIGALLLGLVFSETEHRDRIEHLVVPFRDFFGAIFFFSFGLSIDPSTLADAIWLALGAVILTIVGNFVAGMISGRKAGLSHKASTNIGLTIMARGEFSIIVANLGITAGLNPILTPFTALYVLILATAGPLMTKESKKIYKYLNKIFKWSKEPKKKKIEVTEG; via the coding sequence ATGGGTCATTTAGTATTTGAAGTCGGCACTGCATTTGTCCTTATTGCCATCGGATCAATTATTGCGAACAAACTAAAGTTTTCAATTATCCCATTTCTGATTATTCTAGGTATGCTAGTTGGACCACACGCCCCACAGATTGGGATTATTGACTTAACCTTTATTGAAAGTAACGACATTATCCAATTTTTAGGGCGTATGGGTGTACTATTTTTACTATTCTACTTAGGATTAGAATTTTCAGTTGGCAAACTGATGAAATCAGGCCGGAATATTGTAATAGGTGGGAGTATCTATGTAGCCATCAATTTTGCTTTAGGTTTTTTATATGGATTTATCGCAGGCATACCATGGATGGAAACCCTTATTATTGCCGGACTCTTTAGCGTGTCCTCTTCTGCAATTGTAGCGAAAGTTCTTGTCGATTTAAAAAGAACAGCAAATCCGGAAACAGAGCTGATTCTTGGGATGATTTTATTTGACGATATCTTCCTAGCTTTATTTTTAACGACAATGTCAGGTGTTTTGCTTGCCGGCTCTACTTCCTCCCTCGATATCATCACTTCCGTTCTTATTTCGGTTGGTTATATGTTAATGTTTTTTATTATTGCACGAAAAGGTGCTCCTTTATTTAATAAATGGTTAAATATAAAATCCGATGAGATTTTCATTATTGTTATATTTGCTACATTATTCTTTGTTGCTGGATTTTCAGAAACGCTTCATGTGGCAGAAGCGATTGGCGCCTTACTATTAGGATTAGTTTTTTCTGAAACTGAGCATCGAGATCGTATTGAACATTTGGTCGTTCCGTTCAGAGATTTCTTCGGAGCTATTTTCTTCTTCAGCTTTGGACTAAGCATTGATCCGTCTACATTAGCTGATGCGATTTGGTTGGCATTAGGCGCTGTTATATTAACAATTGTCGGAAACTTTGTTGCCGGCATGATTTCCGGAAGAAAAGCTGGGTTATCTCATAAAGCATCAACTAATATTGGTTTAACAATCATGGCTCGTGGAGAATTTTCAATCATTGTAGCCAATTTGGGGATTACAGCAGGATTAAATCCAATTTTAACACCTTTTACTGCCCTTTATGTTCTTATTTTGGCAACTGCAGGACCACTTATGACGAAAGAAAGCAAGAAAATTTACAAGTATTTAAACAAGATTTTTAAATGGAGTAAAGAACCGAAAAAGAAAAAAATTGAAGTTACAGAAGGTTGA
- the tnpA gene encoding IS66 family insertion sequence element accessory protein TnpA yields MSRAELRKEWELRIAEFRASGQTQSKWCADNNVKLHQLKYWLKKIENTNRISTPSTNWVSITMDEQYAESKDSSLSLQIKIGQASIEVKPGFDPSFLAEVVRTLRSLC; encoded by the coding sequence ATGTCTCGAGCAGAATTGCGAAAAGAATGGGAACTTCGGATCGCTGAGTTTAGGGCAAGTGGACAGACCCAATCCAAATGGTGTGCTGACAATAATGTGAAGCTCCATCAATTAAAATATTGGCTTAAGAAAATTGAAAACACAAATCGGATCTCAACACCATCAACTAATTGGGTCTCAATCACAATGGATGAACAATATGCCGAATCAAAAGACTCTTCATTATCCTTACAGATTAAAATAGGTCAAGCATCCATAGAGGTTAAACCAGGTTTCGACCCATCTTTCCTTGCGGAAGTCGTCAGGACGTTAAGATCGCTATGTTAA
- the tnpB gene encoding IS66 family insertion sequence element accessory protein TnpB (TnpB, as the term is used for proteins encoded by IS66 family insertion elements, is considered an accessory protein, since TnpC, encoded by a neighboring gene, is a DDE family transposase.): protein MLNETMIANVYLARGSTDLRKSIDGLAALVKEGFDLDTFSPSYFVFCNRNRDKLKILHWEHNGFWLYYRRLERGKFQWPTEESDVPLK, encoded by the coding sequence ATGTTAAACGAAACAATGATCGCGAATGTTTACCTCGCCCGAGGGAGTACAGATTTGCGCAAATCCATTGATGGATTGGCTGCGTTGGTGAAAGAAGGGTTTGATCTAGACACCTTTTCGCCTAGCTACTTTGTCTTTTGTAATCGTAATCGGGATAAACTGAAAATCCTTCATTGGGAGCACAATGGCTTTTGGCTCTATTATAGACGTTTAGAGCGCGGAAAATTTCAATGGCCAACGGAAGAAAGTGATGTACCGCTAAAATAA
- a CDS encoding sporulation protein produces MIEPKFLAKLGKGAATVDLQIENRPYQINEVVQGEVILKGSEVDQKINQLAVKFMMTVTTKNGQSISREVEMVPLTGSFVISKKEEKRFLFHYRIPPTLPLSRGPVSYYFDTHLDIEGGVDRTDIDYITIGESKEIQSIFNALSRLGFREKSTTGKLDAYGQEFEFFPTQLFAGQINELEIRFAYVETGIQIWMEVDCRSGYGEIEAKREFVLSKELLENEDKLVSSIKQYIAETVQQPELYRQPFSYHAYQPHHKGGIAGGIGSMVGGLAMGVLGGMLLNEIMDNLGADEMLEDVAESVGLDEEDIDLAGMDFGDFSDNED; encoded by the coding sequence ATTATAGAGCCAAAATTTTTAGCGAAATTAGGTAAGGGAGCTGCGACAGTAGATTTACAAATTGAAAATCGTCCTTATCAGATTAATGAGGTTGTACAAGGAGAGGTTATTTTAAAAGGAAGCGAAGTAGATCAAAAGATCAATCAGCTTGCAGTTAAGTTTATGATGACTGTCACAACAAAGAATGGCCAGTCTATTTCACGTGAAGTTGAAATGGTGCCATTAACGGGATCGTTTGTTATTTCAAAAAAAGAAGAAAAACGCTTTCTTTTTCATTATCGTATACCACCAACTCTTCCGTTATCAAGAGGGCCTGTTTCTTATTACTTTGATACCCATCTTGATATTGAGGGAGGCGTTGACCGGACAGATATTGATTATATTACAATTGGAGAATCGAAAGAAATTCAATCCATTTTTAATGCTCTTTCCCGTTTAGGTTTCCGAGAAAAATCTACTACAGGAAAACTTGATGCATATGGCCAGGAGTTTGAGTTTTTTCCTACGCAGTTGTTTGCGGGCCAAATCAATGAATTAGAAATCCGTTTTGCTTATGTTGAAACAGGAATCCAGATTTGGATGGAAGTTGATTGTCGATCTGGCTACGGAGAAATTGAAGCAAAACGAGAGTTTGTTTTGTCAAAAGAATTACTAGAGAATGAAGATAAGCTGGTATCCTCTATCAAACAGTATATTGCAGAAACAGTCCAGCAACCGGAATTGTATAGACAACCTTTTTCCTATCATGCTTATCAACCTCATCATAAAGGCGGTATAGCAGGTGGCATTGGAAGCATGGTCGGAGGACTGGCGATGGGTGTTTTAGGTGGTATGTTATTAAATGAAATAATGGATAACCTTGGTGCAGATGAAATGTTAGAAGATGTAGCAGAGTCCGTAGGTTTAGATGAAGAGGATATTGATTTAGCTGGTATGGATTTTGGTGATTTTTCTGATAATGAGGACTAA
- a CDS encoding ISL3 family transposase gives MNLIMNIPGLKEVVLTKVEQVGEVVQFHVEMERKMHRCPRCNRKTSRVHDYRIQKIQHLKWFERKTQIFYRRRRYVCSCGKRFSEKNSIVERYQRTSIEWNQAVSIRAIKGKTFKETAENYGTSASTVVRRFDRLASSEIRAVEELPKIIAIDEYKGDTKEGKYQLIIADGVTKKPLDILPNRYKKTIKQYLQKHGSQVQVVIMDMNQSFKAAVQAALGRPVIIADRFHFCRYIYWALDAVRRRVQQDFHDYDRKKCKRMKHVFHRASDRLTEEERWYLERYPEMSEELRKAYELKEAYREWFTRAKEIGRDQIAVVKEELKAFYRLVEASEIPEMEKAIKTFQNWRTEILNSFVYDCSNGFLEGINNLTKVLKRNAFGFRSFKRFRAKILLSHQYKGIGVHIG, from the coding sequence ATGAATCTTATCATGAATATTCCTGGTTTAAAAGAGGTTGTCCTGACCAAAGTGGAACAAGTTGGGGAAGTTGTACAGTTTCATGTGGAGATGGAACGAAAGATGCATCGTTGCCCCCGTTGTAACAGAAAGACAAGCCGTGTTCATGATTACCGGATCCAGAAAATCCAGCATTTGAAATGGTTTGAGCGAAAGACCCAGATTTTTTATAGACGGCGGAGATATGTATGCAGCTGCGGGAAACGTTTCTCTGAGAAAAACTCCATAGTCGAGCGCTACCAACGCACTTCCATTGAGTGGAACCAGGCCGTATCCATCCGGGCCATCAAAGGAAAGACCTTCAAGGAAACCGCTGAGAACTATGGCACTTCTGCGTCGACGGTAGTCCGTCGGTTTGACCGCTTGGCGAGCAGTGAAATCCGTGCGGTTGAGGAATTGCCGAAAATCATTGCCATTGACGAATACAAAGGCGATACGAAGGAAGGCAAATACCAATTAATCATAGCCGACGGGGTGACAAAAAAGCCATTGGATATCCTCCCCAATCGGTATAAAAAAACCATTAAGCAATACCTTCAAAAGCACGGAAGCCAGGTCCAAGTGGTCATTATGGATATGAACCAATCGTTTAAAGCAGCCGTCCAGGCAGCGCTGGGCCGTCCGGTTATTATCGCAGATCGATTTCACTTCTGCCGATATATCTACTGGGCGCTTGATGCGGTGAGAAGGCGAGTCCAACAGGATTTTCACGACTATGACCGTAAAAAGTGCAAGCGAATGAAACATGTCTTCCACAGGGCCAGTGACCGCCTTACAGAAGAGGAACGCTGGTATTTAGAGCGTTATCCGGAGATGTCCGAGGAGCTCAGGAAGGCATACGAACTCAAAGAGGCCTATCGAGAATGGTTTACACGTGCCAAAGAGATTGGCAGGGATCAAATTGCCGTGGTGAAAGAGGAGTTAAAAGCGTTTTACCGATTGGTTGAAGCTTCGGAAATCCCAGAGATGGAGAAAGCCATAAAGACCTTTCAAAACTGGCGGACAGAAATTCTTAACAGTTTTGTTTATGACTGTTCCAACGGATTTTTGGAAGGGATCAATAATTTAACCAAAGTACTAAAACGGAATGCCTTTGGCTTCAGAAGCTTCAAACGCTTCAGGGCTAAAATTTTATTATCACATCAGTATAAAGGAATTGGGGTTCACATTGGATAG
- a CDS encoding MerR family transcriptional regulator — translation MGELAELANVTKRTIDYYTNLGLLKAERTASNYRYYSQEALEDLRFIEACKKQQLTLQEIKEALVRRKQGKQTDIVNQANDIANQIHHLKEKIEDLLPLIENLNEKERKHITKRLSPESITLIQTLLMLLG, via the coding sequence ATTGGCGAACTTGCAGAATTGGCGAATGTTACAAAGCGTACCATCGATTATTACACAAATTTAGGATTACTAAAAGCAGAACGTACTGCTTCTAATTATCGTTATTACTCTCAAGAAGCATTAGAAGATTTAAGGTTTATCGAAGCCTGTAAAAAGCAACAACTAACCTTGCAGGAAATCAAAGAAGCACTTGTAAGGAGAAAACAAGGAAAGCAGACTGACATTGTTAATCAAGCAAATGATATAGCAAATCAAATTCATCACTTAAAAGAAAAAATTGAAGATTTATTGCCTTTAATTGAAAATCTTAATGAAAAAGAACGAAAACACATTACAAAAAGGCTGTCACCTGAAAGTATAACACTCATTCAAACTTTACTCATGTTATTAGGTTAA
- a CDS encoding zinc metallopeptidase produces MFFHPMDFLILIAFGLSIWAQFKVKGNFNKWSEVPTRSGLTGAEVARRILDRNGLHHVPVEVVPGTLTDHYDPLSRVVRLSEPVYYGSSIASISVAAHEVGHAIQHQQSYGALVLRHRMFPLVNFTSGIAPFLLLGGFLFQSLSLIGIGIIFFSAAVAFQLITLPVEFNASSRAKNLMLAEGIMYNEEEKGVNKVLNAAALTYVAAALISVLELIKYVMIFFQGQGQTEEE; encoded by the coding sequence ATGTTTTTTCATCCAATGGATTTCTTGATTCTTATTGCATTTGGACTTTCGATTTGGGCACAATTCAAAGTAAAAGGAAATTTCAATAAGTGGTCAGAGGTACCAACACGTTCTGGGTTAACCGGTGCTGAGGTGGCAAGACGCATTCTCGATCGGAATGGCTTGCATCATGTTCCTGTTGAAGTAGTTCCAGGTACTTTAACAGACCATTATGATCCGCTTAGTCGTGTTGTTCGTTTATCTGAACCCGTTTACTACGGATCATCCATTGCTTCGATTTCTGTTGCTGCTCACGAAGTTGGTCATGCGATTCAACACCAGCAATCTTACGGAGCATTAGTCTTACGCCACCGTATGTTCCCGTTAGTGAACTTTACATCCGGAATTGCTCCATTTTTGTTGTTAGGCGGATTTTTATTCCAAAGCCTCTCACTGATCGGTATTGGAATTATCTTTTTCTCAGCAGCTGTTGCCTTCCAATTAATTACTCTGCCTGTTGAGTTTAATGCCAGCTCAAGGGCTAAAAATTTAATGTTGGCTGAAGGAATTATGTATAATGAAGAGGAAAAAGGCGTTAATAAAGTGTTAAATGCTGCTGCTTTAACATATGTAGCCGCTGCTTTAATTTCCGTCTTAGAGTTAATCAAATATGTCATGATTTTCTTCCAGGGACAAGGACAAACAGAAGAAGAGTAA
- a CDS encoding hemolysin family protein codes for MEIVNLILVAILIGLTAFFVASEFAMVKIRSTRIDQLVAEGNKNAIAAKKIISNLDEYLSACQLGITVTALGLGWLGEPTVEHLLHPLFEKLNLDESLVSILSFTFAFVLITFLHVVVGELAPKTFAIQKAESITMLCARPLMFFYKVMYPFIWALNGSARAFTKLFGFKPVSEHEVAHSEEELRIILSESYKRGEINQSEFKYVNNIFEFDDRLAKEIMVPRTEIVSVSKDDTIEDFLKMAKHEKFTRYPVVLEGDKDHVIGLVNIKEVLTDCVHGMDKNQKTIESYTKPIIQVIESIPIHNLLLKMQKERIHMAILMDEYGGTAGLVTVEDILEEIVGEIQDEFDMDEVPEIQKVQENHYIFDSKVLIDEVNDLLGTNIEKEDMDTIGGWILTQNFDLEKGESVVFGGYEFKVLEREEHHIKRIEVFPAKVNSEVLQEKEVTF; via the coding sequence GTGGAAATAGTTAACCTGATATTAGTTGCCATTTTAATCGGACTTACGGCATTTTTCGTTGCTTCCGAATTTGCCATGGTAAAAATCAGATCGACACGAATCGATCAATTAGTCGCAGAAGGAAATAAAAATGCGATTGCCGCCAAAAAAATTATTTCGAACTTAGATGAATACTTGTCCGCCTGCCAGTTAGGTATTACAGTGACAGCATTGGGATTAGGATGGTTAGGTGAACCAACCGTTGAACACCTGTTGCATCCTTTGTTCGAAAAGCTAAATTTAGATGAGTCTCTTGTAAGCATTCTTTCTTTTACTTTTGCCTTTGTATTGATTACGTTTTTACACGTCGTAGTCGGTGAGTTGGCTCCAAAAACGTTTGCCATTCAGAAAGCAGAATCCATTACAATGTTATGTGCACGTCCTTTAATGTTCTTCTATAAAGTCATGTACCCATTTATTTGGGCATTAAATGGTTCAGCACGTGCATTTACAAAATTGTTTGGCTTTAAGCCGGTATCGGAACATGAAGTGGCTCACAGTGAAGAAGAACTGCGTATCATCCTTTCGGAAAGTTATAAGAGAGGTGAAATCAATCAGTCTGAATTCAAATATGTAAATAACATTTTTGAATTCGATGACCGGCTTGCCAAAGAGATTATGGTTCCCCGTACAGAAATCGTCAGTGTTTCAAAGGATGACACCATTGAGGACTTCTTAAAAATGGCAAAACATGAAAAATTTACTCGTTATCCTGTTGTATTGGAAGGCGACAAAGACCACGTCATTGGATTGGTCAACATAAAGGAAGTATTAACAGACTGTGTCCATGGGATGGATAAGAACCAAAAAACAATTGAATCCTATACGAAGCCAATCATCCAGGTAATTGAATCCATTCCCATCCATAATTTATTACTAAAAATGCAAAAAGAAAGAATTCACATGGCTATCTTGATGGATGAATATGGTGGAACAGCCGGGCTTGTAACCGTTGAGGACATTTTGGAGGAAATCGTAGGTGAAATCCAAGATGAATTCGACATGGATGAAGTACCTGAAATTCAAAAAGTACAAGAAAATCACTATATCTTTGACTCCAAAGTCTTAATTGATGAAGTGAATGATTTATTAGGAACAAATATTGAAAAAGAAGATATGGATACGATTGGCGGCTGGATACTCACCCAGAACTTCGATCTCGAAAAAGGTGAATCTGTGGTGTTTGGCGGATATGAGTTTAAGGTACTTGAAAGAGAAGAACACCATATAAAACGAATTGAAGTTTTTCCAGCCAAGGTCAATTCTGAGGTCCTGCAAGAAAAAGAGGTAACGTTCTAA
- a CDS encoding IS3 family transposase (programmed frameshift) encodes MVKLYENGKPRKDILSEYNLTPSALDKWVKQSQTSGSFKEKDNRTPEEEELIKLRKENQRLLMENDIFKASCADTRTKVNVIKNNRHKYSISAMCDVLQLPRSTYYYEAKEQSKSDDELTVTIVDIFHKSRQNYGTRKIKHELKKLGKIASRRRIGRIMKENGLVSKYTVAQFKPHVDKCNESKVENVLNREFDQQKELTVVVSDLTYVRVEKSWHYICLFVDLYNREIVGHSAGPNKDAGLVYQALSMIKADLRQIQLFHTDRGNEFKNKTIDEALETFEIKRSLSMKGCPYDNAVAEATFKIIKTEFVKGKYFESLEQLKLELDDYVHWFNHIRIHGTLGYLSPIEYKKEHLKKIV; translated from the exons ATGGTCAAACTATATGAAAATGGAAAGCCTAGAAAAGACATTTTAAGTGAATACAATTTAACTCCTTCTGCATTGGACAAATGGGTGAAACAGAGCCAAACCTCTGGTTCATTTAAAGAGAAGGATAACCGAACACCTGAAGAAGAAGAGTTGATCAAACTCCGTAAAGAAAATCAGCGTTTACTGATGGAGAATGATATTT TTAAAGCAAGCTGCGCTGATACTAGGACGAAAGTAAATGTGATCAAAAATAATCGTCACAAATACTCGATATCAGCAATGTGCGACGTCCTACAACTCCCAAGAAGCACTTATTATTATGAAGCAAAAGAACAATCCAAATCAGATGATGAACTTACGGTTACCATCGTCGATATTTTTCATAAAAGCCGCCAGAACTATGGCACTCGTAAGATAAAACATGAGTTGAAAAAACTCGGTAAAATTGCATCCAGAAGACGTATTGGCCGAATCATGAAAGAAAATGGGCTAGTATCAAAATATACAGTTGCCCAGTTTAAGCCACATGTGGATAAATGTAATGAATCTAAAGTTGAAAATGTGTTGAATAGGGAATTTGATCAACAAAAAGAATTGACAGTTGTAGTCAGCGACTTAACATACGTGAGAGTGGAAAAAAGCTGGCATTATATCTGTTTATTTGTCGATCTTTATAATCGAGAAATTGTTGGGCATAGTGCCGGTCCTAATAAAGATGCTGGACTAGTCTACCAAGCGTTATCAATGATTAAAGCTGATTTAAGACAAATTCAATTATTTCACACAGACCGAGGAAACGAGTTTAAAAACAAGACAATCGATGAAGCTTTAGAAACATTCGAGATTAAACGGTCGTTAAGCATGAAAGGTTGCCCATATGATAACGCAGTAGCCGAAGCCACATTTAAAATTATCAAGACAGAATTTGTAAAAGGAAAATATTTTGAAAGTTTAGAGCAATTAAAATTGGAATTAGATGATTATGTACATTGGTTTAATCATATAAGAATTCACGGAACACTCGGGTATTTAAGCCCTATTGAATACAAAAAGGAACACCTTAAAAAAATTGTCTAG
- a CDS encoding DUF1653 domain-containing protein yields MKKYRHFKGNIYEFICIAIHSETGEKLVIYKDDKGKIFARPYEMFFDEVEHEGKLVPRFESATLNWTKKLRSGRLTIQSGYTANKRKRSHTSNFTRRGGYASLFGKPDVFIIWFPGWESMPVEAPCQVAVVTHYIWKSTSSHSVNGGAPI; encoded by the coding sequence GTGAAAAAATATAGGCATTTTAAAGGGAACATTTACGAATTTATTTGTATTGCTATACATTCTGAAACTGGCGAAAAATTAGTTATTTATAAAGATGATAAAGGCAAAATCTTTGCTAGACCTTACGAAATGTTCTTTGATGAAGTAGAGCATGAAGGTAAATTAGTTCCAAGATTTGAATCGGCTACACTTAACTGGACAAAAAAATTAAGGTCAGGTAGACTAACCATCCAATCTGGGTATACTGCTAACAAGCGTAAGAGATCCCATACCAGCAACTTTACTAGGAGAGGCGGGTATGCTAGCCTGTTTGGCAAGCCAGATGTTTTCATCATCTGGTTTCCTGGCTGGGAAAGCATGCCCGTAGAGGCTCCTTGTCAAGTTGCGGTGGTTACCCACTACATTTGGAAGTCTACTTCATCTCATTCAGTTAATGGAGGTGCACCGATATAA
- the istB gene encoding IS21-like element helper ATPase IstB encodes MTKTVQILQENFRHLRMTETANELPVLLRNAEKMSWTYQEFLQELLMYELKRREEKNVEKRLKWAQFPYQKTLDEFYIEEQKSLSKRQLNQLRELNWLEQQYNLILLGPQGAGKTHIGIGLGIEAIHKGYKVAFSTMGELVHQLKTEEYIRKSQIQLKRIRESDLVIIDDLMYMAIDQREANLFFHLVNHLYERSSIILTSNKGPEEWSELMGDQGIMMAILDRLLHRVEVIQLNENDSYKTKHRTTIFEKQSVQN; translated from the coding sequence ATGACGAAAACGGTACAAATCCTTCAAGAAAATTTCCGCCATCTGCGGATGACGGAAACGGCTAATGAACTGCCAGTGTTACTTCGGAATGCAGAAAAAATGTCGTGGACCTATCAAGAGTTTCTACAGGAGCTCCTAATGTATGAGTTAAAACGAAGAGAAGAAAAGAATGTGGAAAAGAGATTGAAATGGGCACAGTTCCCTTATCAAAAGACATTAGATGAATTTTATATCGAAGAGCAGAAATCTCTTAGTAAGCGTCAATTAAACCAATTAAGAGAACTCAATTGGCTAGAGCAACAATACAATCTGATTCTATTAGGCCCTCAAGGGGCGGGTAAAACTCATATTGGAATTGGATTAGGGATAGAAGCCATTCATAAGGGTTATAAGGTTGCTTTTTCAACTATGGGAGAGCTTGTACACCAATTAAAAACGGAAGAGTATATAAGGAAGTCGCAAATCCAGCTTAAAAGAATAAGAGAATCAGATTTAGTCATCATTGATGATTTAATGTACATGGCTATCGATCAAAGGGAAGCAAATTTGTTCTTTCATCTAGTAAACCATCTATACGAACGTAGCTCCATTATTCTAACCTCTAACAAAGGACCAGAAGAATGGAGTGAATTGATGGGAGACCAAGGGATCATGATGGCTATTTTGGATCGTTTGCTTCATCGAGTAGAGGTCATTCAGCTAAATGAAAATGACAGTTACAAAACGAAGCATCGAACTACCATTTTTGAGAAACAAAGTGTTCAAAATTAA